The Rhodothermia bacterium genome segment CCCTTAGCCGATAGAATGCGTCCACAAACCCTTGACGAGTTTGTAGGACAAGACCATATCTTAGGACAGGGTAAATTATTGCGACGTGCCATAGAAGCAGATCGCATCCAGTCGCTTATTTTTTATGGTCCACCCGGAACCGGAAAAACGACCTTAGCCCGCATTATCGCCAATAGTACCTCGGCACATTTTACGGCTATCAATGCCGTCTTGGCAGGTGTGAAGGACATTCGGGAAGCCATAGAAGCCGCAAAAGACCGCCAGAAATACCACCAACAACGCACCATCCTATTTGTGGACGAAGTGCATCGGTTCAATAAATCACAACAGGACGCCCTATTGCCCCATGTGGAAAATGGAACCGTAGTTTTAATTGGAGCAACCACCGAGAATCCATATTTCGAGGTGAACAAAGCCCTCGTCAGCCGATCCCGTATCTTTGAACTCCAGCCCTTACAAAACAAAGACTTAAATCGGGTTTTAGCCCAAACGTTCACCAACTCGGAACGGGGTTATGGACAAAAAAAGGTGCGGATAGACGAGGACGCAGCCGATCACTTGGTGGATACCGCCAATGGAGATGCCCGGAGTTTACTCAATGCCTTAGAATTGGCTGTAGAGACCACACCCATCGAGGAAAACGGGGAAATACACATAAATAGGGCTGTCGCGGAAGAAAGCATCCAAAAACGGGCCGTACTTTACGATAAAGAAGGCGATGCTCACTTCGATATTGCCTCGGCTTTCATCAAATCGCTACGGGGAAGCGATCCCGACGCCGCGCTGTATTGGATGGCAAGAATGGTCTATGCGGGAGAAGACCCGCGCTTTATCTTTAGAAGAATGTTGATTTTCGCCGCAGAAGATGTCGGCTTGGCAGATCCAAACGCCCTCCGAATGGCCGTTACTGCCGCCCAAGCATTTGAGTATGTCGGTATGCCCGAAGGACGATTCCACTTGGCCGAGTGTTGCTTATACCTTGCCACTGCACCCAAAAGCAATTCCACAATGGCCTTTTTCGAGGCATTGGCGGGTGTGGAAAAAGAACGGAGTGGCGATGTGCCAAACCACCTGAAAGATGCCAGCCGTGATGCTCAGGGATTGGGGCACGGAAAAGGCTACCTTTATCCACATGCTTTTCGGGATCATTTCGTCCCTCAACAATATTTACCAGATGGGCTACAGGGAACGTACTACTACAAACCGCAAGACCAAGGCTACGAAAAACGCATTGGTGAACGCTTGGCATATTGGCGATCTATCACCGAAAAATGATCGAAACAAACTTTTCCTTATTTTTTAATGCTTTATAAACGTAGATGACCTCTATTCATTTTATCTTGCTCCTTTCTACGGGACTGATCGGTGGCTTTTTGGGCGGCTTGCTTGGCTTAGGCGGTGGTGTTGTTTTTGCCCCCGTGCTGCTATTCTATTTCCAGCAAATAGGCGTTCCTGATGCTGCACTACTGCCATTGACCATCGGAACCAGTTTGTGTGCCGTCCTCATTACCATGTTTTCGACCACCTACGCCCAACACCGCAAAGGCGCACTACGGATACAAGTCGCTTTGTTCTCTGGGACGGTAAGTGCCAGTATTGCCTTAATCGCCACTATAGCAATCTCTACCCAGTCTTGGTATGATAAGCGCTATTTTCAACTATTTTTTGGGGCCATGCTACTGCTGGTGACCTGGCGAATGGTGATGTATAAGCCCATAGTTGGAGGTGCCGACGTAGAAAGGACGGATCAGAAAAGCATTTTGATGGCCATTGGCGGGATTTCTGGCTTTGTCTCCGCACTCACGGGCGTAGGTGGTGGAACCATTTTAGTGCCCGCTTATCATCGCTTTCTAAACATGCAAATGACGGTCGCAACCGCAACATCCTCCGGAACCATTCTGATGACCTCTGCAACCGCTATTTTGGGCTATCTGTATCAAGGCTGGGGGAAGCACATCTTGCCGTTCTCTTTTGGATATGTAGATGGTTTAGCGGCTGTTTTACTCGCTTTTCCCGCCATCCTAAGTGCGCAATGGGGAGTTGGGGCGGCACATAAAATCAATACTTTATGGCTAAAACGGATTTTTGCGGCTTTTGCGTTGTTTATTTCGCTCCGCATGATCTATAATGCTTTGTTTGACCTATAAGTTGACCCAAATTTTTTAAGCCCAGCCCTCACCCGCCACATGACCAAGCCAATACCGAACCTGATCTATCCAGACATCTTTACGTCGCTCCCAAGCCTAAAAGCAGGATTCTCTACTCGCTTAGGTGGCCATAGCTCCGGTGATTTCCAAAGCCTCAATTTGGGAATCAATACCGCCGATAACCCCGATACGGTGGCGGCAAATCACCACCTATTGGCAAAGGCGTTAGACTTCGATCCTAACCAATTGGTGCTGATGCGGCAAATTCACAGCGGAATCGTCCAAAACATTACCAAAGCTGGAATTTATCCGAATATAGACGGCGTTGTGACCGCTGTTTCTGGCTTATTGCTGATGGTAGGGGTGGCCGATTGTGCTGCGGTCTTATTAGCGGATCCTGAAGCTCGTGTTATCGGAGCCTGTCATTCCGGTTGGAAGGGAACCGTTGCCAATATCACCGCCGAGACCATCCGACAAATGCAAGCATTGGGTGCAAATCCACAAAACATGCGGGTATGGGTGAGTCCTTGTATTTCCACGGCTAATTTTGAGGTAGGCGAGGAAGTGGCAACGCATTTTGATCCCGCCTTTGTCCATCGTTCCCCAAACTGGCCCAAACCCCATGTGGACCTCAAGGGATGCATCATACACCAAGCACAAAAGGCGGGCATCCCTCAAAACCAGATCGAGGCAGACCCATCTTGTACCGTTCTGGAGGTACACCGCTTCTTCTCGTATCGTGCAGAAAACGGAAAAACGGGACGTTTAATGGGTTTTATTGGCTTAATGTGAGGTATATGGATAAGCATCCGATGCAAGACCGTGATCATGAGGGCAAGATTGAGAAGAGAGAATATTGCTAAGTTGATTCATGCAAAAAATGAAGAAGCAGATGCCTTACTTTGGTTGTCTATAACGAATCCCACAATCGGCTTTCGCCTTGACTTGTAAGATTTATGATGGGGACATAGCGCCATCGAGATGACATATTGCTATTCGTTGAATAACAAGAGCCTAAAACCCATAAATCACATTGCTAAAGGGACAAAAAAAGCCCGGAAAATTATCTCCGGGCCATAAACAAAAACGTGCTGTTCTGACAAACCTATTTAGAGAGCGAGATGCCCACCATTGGGAGGAAAAAATCCTCGGTGGAGGGGTTGGCAACCAGTTTCAAGATAACGGTTGCTGGAAGAGGGCCTAATTTAACCTCTTTAGAAAGATTGAGTCCCAACTCCGTGAGACCCGCTTTATCGGTTCCATAGTAAGCACTCTTGCCGAAAGTACCACCGCCCACAATCTCAAACGTCAGGTTGTTGCGGGTAATGGGGTATTTTACTTGGAGGTAATTGGATTTGTCGTCATCGCCGGAGACATTCAAGTTGCCATTAATGCTTAGTGGAAAGTTCTCTGGTCCACTCCATGTTGCGTTCAATTCGATGGTTTGGTAGGTGTCGTCATCGGCAAAAACGAAATAATCCGTTGCACCAACAGCCAAAGACCCTGCATTGCCTAAGCCTAATTCATAGGCGGCAATCAAATCAATTTCTTTGGCAGGGCCAGCGGTCACACCTGCTGGTACGTTGTAGGCCAATTTGTCTAAAGTATAGTTGCCCCATGCACTTATGGATAGCTTGCCAAGACCTACCGAAATACCGGGCTGGATGCTGGGGCCATAGCCCAACATACCACTCCGCCAGTGATATTGGCTGTAAAGGTCAAGTGTAGCACCCACTTCTACTTGGGCAAAGGCACTTGGAACCGCTATGGCTAAAACGAGGAAGAGGGTAGAAAGTCTTTTTTTCATGATTGTAGGATTTTGTTGGTTAGTGTGTTTGGTTGTGAGGAAATTTAAGGCATTGGCTTAAATTTTTAAATAAACAATAATGTTTTTATTAACTTATTTAAATTAAATATATATTAAATCATTATTTTCTTCAAAAGTGGTTGATAAGTGTCCACTCTTCTGTCTCTTAGGAAATGGAGTAATTCACGGGCTTCCCGTATTTTGACCAAGGGGCAATCTGCATACAGGATGGTTTCTTCGGTGCTTGCTTGAGCCAAAAGGTCGCCAAACGGATCACTTACGAAACTCTTCCCATAGAACGTCATGTCGTCCTCGGTTCCTACACGGTTTACAGCAGCAATAAATACACCATTCGTAATTCCGTGAGACCGGATCGCCATATGCCAAGCCGCATCGGAGGAGTAATCGGGGCGGTCTGGTTCCGAACCAATGGCCGAGGGATAAAAGATTATCTCGGCCCCTTGTAGTGCGAAAATTCTGGCCACTTCAGGGAACCATTCGTCCCAACAAATACCAACGGCAATGCGCCCAAATCGGGTTTGGAACACAGGATAGCCCAAATCACCCGGTGTAAAGTAATACTTTTCCAAGTACTGCGGGCCATCAGGAATATGCGTTTTCCGGTACTTGCCGAGGTCGCGCCCATCGGCATCGAACACGATAACGGTGTTAAAATATATGCCGGGCATTGCTTCCTCGTAAATCGGGACGATGATCACCACGCCCAATGCTGCCGCCAGTTCCGAGAGCGAAGAAGTGGTCGGGTTGGGCAGAGGTTGTGCGTACTGGTAGCCGCTCACGTCCACCCGTTGTGGGAAATAAACGGCATTATAGAGTTCTTGCAGGCAAATAATTTGCGCCCCATTGGTGGCTGCTTCCCGTATTTTTTCGGCGGTCTTGGCCTCATTGGCTGCCACGTCTGGGCTACATGCCAATTGCAATAGGGCAATTTTTACCGTCTTACTTTGGTGCATACTAATCTTTAGGGTTTGATTATTTGGAGGCGGGTTCTTGCTTGGTAATGCAGTGTATCCCACCGCCACCAAAGTTAATGGCAAGGGCATCTATTTGGATTACTTTACGTCCCGGAAAAAGACTTTCTAACTGCTTTTTAGATTGTTCGTCCCGCTGTTTTAAGACAGGATCCATTCCGGTGCGATAAAACTTTTGGGCAATAATAAGGCCATTGGTAATCAGGAAATTCAGGTAGCTGGATGCTGCAACGGTGGCCACTTGCTTACCGACCGGAAACGGAATGCCCGTTTTTTGGTAATCCATGGTAGCAATATAGTCATAGGTTCCGTCTCCGGGCTTTTGCATCCGTATAATGGAACGCGGCATTGGCATCCGAACGATTTTGAACGGTTTTCCGTCTTGATCGGTCGCATTTTTCAAGATTTCTAAGTTTTCGTCTATGCGTTTTTTGTTCTCTACGGCAATCGGATCGTCTAAATCACTTGGATCTACCTCGGCAACGGCAAT includes the following:
- a CDS encoding AAA family ATPase, translated to MSDLFAEAVEQRQARQAPLADRMRPQTLDEFVGQDHILGQGKLLRRAIEADRIQSLIFYGPPGTGKTTLARIIANSTSAHFTAINAVLAGVKDIREAIEAAKDRQKYHQQRTILFVDEVHRFNKSQQDALLPHVENGTVVLIGATTENPYFEVNKALVSRSRIFELQPLQNKDLNRVLAQTFTNSERGYGQKKVRIDEDAADHLVDTANGDARSLLNALELAVETTPIEENGEIHINRAVAEESIQKRAVLYDKEGDAHFDIASAFIKSLRGSDPDAALYWMARMVYAGEDPRFIFRRMLIFAAEDVGLADPNALRMAVTAAQAFEYVGMPEGRFHLAECCLYLATAPKSNSTMAFFEALAGVEKERSGDVPNHLKDASRDAQGLGHGKGYLYPHAFRDHFVPQQYLPDGLQGTYYYKPQDQGYEKRIGERLAYWRSITEK
- a CDS encoding sulfite exporter TauE/SafE family protein; the protein is MTSIHFILLLSTGLIGGFLGGLLGLGGGVVFAPVLLFYFQQIGVPDAALLPLTIGTSLCAVLITMFSTTYAQHRKGALRIQVALFSGTVSASIALIATIAISTQSWYDKRYFQLFFGAMLLLVTWRMVMYKPIVGGADVERTDQKSILMAIGGISGFVSALTGVGGGTILVPAYHRFLNMQMTVATATSSGTILMTSATAILGYLYQGWGKHILPFSFGYVDGLAAVLLAFPAILSAQWGVGAAHKINTLWLKRIFAAFALFISLRMIYNALFDL
- the pgeF gene encoding peptidoglycan editing factor PgeF, with protein sequence MTKPIPNLIYPDIFTSLPSLKAGFSTRLGGHSSGDFQSLNLGINTADNPDTVAANHHLLAKALDFDPNQLVLMRQIHSGIVQNITKAGIYPNIDGVVTAVSGLLLMVGVADCAAVLLADPEARVIGACHSGWKGTVANITAETIRQMQALGANPQNMRVWVSPCISTANFEVGEEVATHFDPAFVHRSPNWPKPHVDLKGCIIHQAQKAGIPQNQIEADPSCTVLEVHRFFSYRAENGKTGRLMGFIGLM
- a CDS encoding carbon-nitrogen hydrolase, producing the protein MHQSKTVKIALLQLACSPDVAANEAKTAEKIREAATNGAQIICLQELYNAVYFPQRVDVSGYQYAQPLPNPTTSSLSELAAALGVVIIVPIYEEAMPGIYFNTVIVFDADGRDLGKYRKTHIPDGPQYLEKYYFTPGDLGYPVFQTRFGRIAVGICWDEWFPEVARIFALQGAEIIFYPSAIGSEPDRPDYSSDAAWHMAIRSHGITNGVFIAAVNRVGTEDDMTFYGKSFVSDPFGDLLAQASTEETILYADCPLVKIREARELLHFLRDRRVDTYQPLLKKIMI